A stretch of the Aegilops tauschii subsp. strangulata cultivar AL8/78 chromosome 4, Aet v6.0, whole genome shotgun sequence genome encodes the following:
- the LOC109733593 gene encoding STS14 protein — MAPQRRHHAACLLVLLALCAAPAHGGLALPARVSKALAAAANATATADEFLAPHNKARAAVGVAALRWSADLTAAAAWTSSQQQKQKNCAFADMGASPYGANQGWASYRARPAEVVASWVAQGKYYTHANNTCAAGQQCGTYTQVVWRRTAEVGCAQASCASGATLTLCLYNPHGNVKGESPY; from the coding sequence ATGGCTCCCCAGCGCCGCCACCACGCGGCgtgcctcctcgtcctcctcgcgCTGTGCGCCGCGCCGGCCCACGGCGGCCTCGCGCTGCCGGCCAGGGTCAGCaaggcgctggcggcggcggccaacgcgacggcgacggcggacGAGTTCCTGGCGCCGCACAACAAGGCGCGCGCGGCGGTCGGGGTGGCTGCGCTGCGGTGGAGcgccgacctgacggcggcggcggcgtggaccTCGTCCCAGCAGCAGAAGCAGAAGAACTGCGCGTTCGCGGACATGGGCGCCAGCCCCTACGGCGCGAACCAGGGGTGGGCGAGCTACCGCGCGCGCCCGGCCGAGGTGGTGGCCTCCTGGGTGGCGCAGGGCAAGTACTACACCCACGCCAACAACACCTGCGCCGCCGGCCAGCAGTGCGGCACCTACACGCAGGTGGTGTGGCGCCGCACCGCCGAGGTCGGCTGCGCGCAGGCCAGCTGCGCCTCCGGCGCCACGCTCACGCTCTGCCTCTACAACCCGCACGGCAACGTCAAGGGCGAGAGCCCCTACTAG